In the genome of Streptomyces sp. Q6, the window GTCGCTGACGCACTGCTCCGGCCCGACAGCGAGTACGGGCGCAAGATCCGCGGCTGGTGAGCCCTTGGAAGCCGGGGCTGGGGCAGTGCCGGCCCCAGCTCCGTGGGCCAACTGCATCAGAGCCCCGGGCCTTGGACGATGAAGTCCGCTCCAGCCACCCCGGTGCCCAAGAGGTGGCAAAATAGATCGCGGCCTACAACCATCTGCACCCTGGTGAAGTCAGAAACTTGAGCGCCTTCGCCCCGGCTCGACAGGTCCGCGCTCCCCACACCTCCGACGCTGTCCGAGCCGAGATCGAGGAGTAACAGTCAGCATGCCGAAGCGTGCCCGGCGAAGGGCTGTCCTCTTGGCCGAGCAACGGTCGGTCGACCACGCCTACGAGTGTCTGGAGCAGACCCGGCAGGAGGCCACGGACCTCAAAGCGGTGAGTGCTGCCGCGAGCGGCAAAGACGCGATCGACGTGAACCAGGCCTGGCAGCGCGAACTGGAAGCCCTGGATCTCGGCGGAAATGCTCTGGTGTTTCTCCGCGCGGATGTGACCGAGACGACAGACGGCGAACGCGAGACGTACTACATCGGGCGCCGTACCGTCCGCGATGCGGAACGTAACAGGGTGGTCCTCTCGTGGACCGCGCCGGCGGCGATCAGGTGGCGGCTGACCGACGCGAAGGATCCTGGCGAGGTCGCGTTGCTGCGCCAGCTCGTCTGCCAGACCCGCAAGGTCAAGCGCTACCTCGATCTTCATGGGGCCGAACCCGACCGCGAACCCTCGGTCGATGACGCAGAGCAGGCGGCGGCCCCGGTGGATGAGACGGCTGCCGAATCCGACGAATTCGGGTGGCACGACCACCTCCTCGAAGAGCTCGGGCGCGCCCGCGACGGCGCCATGCACGACATCGTCGAGACGATCCAGCGTGAGCAGTTGCTCCTGGTCGCGGAGAAACCGGAAGGCGTGCTGGTCGTCCAGGGCGGGCCCGGCACCGGCAAAACCGCCGTCGCCATGCACCGGGTGCGATGGCTCCTCGACAATCAGCACACGACGGTGGGCGACCTGCTCGTCGTGGGCCCGAATCGCGGCTTCCTGGAGTACGTGGGATCCGCGCTCGGCGAATTGGGCGCCAATGGTGTCAGCCTGCTGGAACTGCCCGCTCTCTGGTCAGGGGCCGGCGCTCCCCGCGACATACACAATGTGGCGGCGGTCAAGTCCGGCCCGGGGATGGAAGAGGTTCTCCGGCGAGCAGTCGATCAGCAGGTCACCACCGATCCCGAACGTCTCGCTGCCGTCGTGGGCGGTCCGGAGTTCACCTTCGAACTCCGCAACCGTGAGGTCTCCATATCCGTGGCCGAACTGGCCGAGACCGCAGCACACACCCTCGCCGGCAGTAGCCCGTACCAGGTTCGGCGAGAACGCTTCCGTCAGCAGATGGTGCAGCGCCTCACCGACGCGTACATCGCGCTTCTGCCCGGACCTGCCGATATCGACTACTTCGAAGTCGTACTCGGTCTGAAACCCGTCACGCGCCTCCTCCGGCGCATCGCCCCCGAGCTGACCGCCGCCGGCGTGTACCGAAGGCTGCTCACCGACACGAGCGCGCTCGCCTCGGCCGCCGGTGGCACCCTTTCTGCTGAGGAGCAGTCTCTTCTCCGTGACCAGGGCGGGGGCGCCCGAGGTGGGGCGCAGCAGTTCAGCCTCGAGGACCTGGTGTGCCTGGACGAACTGGAGCACATCCTGACCGGTCGGCCGGACCGGACGTACGGGCACATCGTCATCGACGAAGCCCAGGACCTCACGCCCATGCAGGCCCGGTCACTGGCCCGTCGTTGCCCGAGCGGGGCCATGACGGTCGTGGGCGATCTCGCTCAGGCCACCGGGCCGGTGCCGTACGAGAACTGGGACCAGCTGGGTGGGCTCCTTGCCCGACGAAACGGCTGGAGGCTGGCCGAGCTGCGTACAGGCTTCCGCGTCCCCGGCGAAGTGATGGAGTTCGTACGCCTTCTGGGAGAGCACTGCGCTCCGGGTGTCACCGCCCCGGACTCCGTCCGGCAGGCAGGCACCGAAGTGGCCGTCATGGAAGACGCTGACCCTGTGGGACGAGCGGTCATGTACGCGGTGGAACAGGCGGCGGACGATCCCCGGCGCACGGTGGCGGTGATCGTACCGGCGGACGGGGAGTGGCGAGAGAAGGCGGCAGCCGCGGTCAGCGGATACGGGGAGATATCGGTCCTGACACCGGAGGAAGCGAAGGGGCTGGAGTTCGACCACGTTGCCGTTGTGGAACCCACTGCGGTCGCGGACAGCGACCCGGCCGGCCCATGCCACCTGTACGTCGCCCTGACCCGATGTACCCAGAGCCTCGCGGTCACCCACCGCAGTCCGCTGCCGGTGTGGCTCGGTGGTCCCGCCACCGTGCCCGGCCCATCGCCGAAACAGCTGGTCGGACGTCTCCAGGAACGCACTGCGGCCGTGCGGCCTGGCACCTGTAGCCGGTTCCATGCGGACGGCACCCGTTGCGTCAACGGCGCCGACCATGCTGACGGCTGGTGCCGCCAGCCAGAATGCGGGGGCTTCCGGACGGCCGAACCCATGTCGCCGGGCAAGGCGGGCTACCTCTCGGCGCCCCGGGACGCGGAGAGCGACCATCGGCTGGAGCTCGTACCCGACGACATCGCTCTCACGCGTATCGAGTCCTCCGCCTGTGCCGCTTTCACCGCGCGACACGGGGGCGACCGTGCCGAGGCAGCCGTCGAACTCCACTCGATGCTGCGTCCCTTCCTCGCGGAAGGGAAACACCACCGGACCAAGAACACGTGGTACCTGGATCTCGACGGATACCGCCTGGTCCTGGATCCGGGAAGCAGGGCCGTCATCGGATACCACAGTGGGCACCCTGAACGAAGTTATTCCCAGTTCACCGCAGGTGTCCCTTCGCGCGTGGGGAAGGAAGCACGCGCTGCTCGCCGGTCCGCGTTGACCAGGCCATGGACAGAGCCGGGCACTCCCCTTGATGAAGCCGCCGCACGAGGGATACCGGTGGCAGGTATCCACCTCGCTCGTAGTGCCTGTCAGGGGTACGAGCGGATCCACCGCCTCCGAGTCGATCCGGACGACTCCTTCCTCCAGCGACTCCGTGAGGACCTCGCTTCGGACCTGGGTACCGGCACGATTCACCGGGTCGGCAATCGGATGGTCGTCGACGGCGAACGAAATCAGTGGATCATGCGGGCGGACGGCGAGGCCCTGCTCTCCGTACGCCAAGCCGGAGCCGAGATCGACTGGGATCCCGCCACCCGGGCCACGTGCATTTCCCAGCCCACCAACGGAAGCGACATGTCCCTAATGAGCACCCAAGGTCTCGCGGAAGTTCCTGATCCCGGGAAGAGTCTCCTGGCCTTGCCTCTGTCCGGGCTGGAGGCCTTGGTCTCGGTACGCGAGCAGAGCGCCCGGGCCGATCGATCACACGAAGGTCTCCGTCATCGTCTGCTTGGCGAACTCTTCGAGCTGGACGGCGATGTCGGCCATGACGGTTACGTCGACGCCTGGCACCTGGGCCCCGAAGGACTCACGCTCTTTGAAGCCGTGGCGACGGAATCCTGCATGTACACGGATCTCCGTGAGGCCGCACTGCATCTGCTGGAGAGCGCGGCTCTACGTCAAGGTGGGCAGCCCGAGTATCTGGTCGCCGTACTGCGGGACGCGCCGGCCGAACCATGGGCGGTCGACGCCGTACGACAGGCTTTCGGGGTGGAGGTCGCCTGGCGTGACCGGGGCGGCTGGGGAGGGCCGGGCGCTCGCCGCATCATCGGTGCAGGGACTGAGCAGGATGCTGATCGTTGAGATTTCGGCGCCGCCCGCCGTGGCGCGCGGGGGTACGTGAGACGTGAGGGCGGATGACTGAGAACAACGGTGCGTTCGTGTCGGCGCAGTCGTCGGGTGTGCCTTTGACGCGGGCCGAGGCGGTCGCAGCGTGGCGCGAGCATCGACGGGCCCGTCGTGAGGAGATAGCCGACGGCGCCGCCCGGTCCGACGGGCCGGACGGCTTCGTCCTGCGGCGCTGGCGCAGGGCCGGCGTATTCGGGGCGGAGGCCGTGGGGCTCGTACAGGAGCTCATTTCCGACCTCCTGACCGATGCTCTCTCCAGGACCGACGTGCCGGAGGACGCACTGGACATCCTCCGCCAGTGCTGGGACGGCGAGCCCGTGGCCCAGTTGCCCGCCGCTGTGCGAGCCGTACTCGAAGGCGCGGCTCCGGATCGGATCGCCGCCGCTCTCAAGACCGTCCGAGACGTCGATCTGCCCTGGCTCACCGCCGAGGGCCGACTGCAGCTCGACTATCTGATGTCTTCAGAGAGCATCCGGCTTGATCGTGAAAACCTTCCGACCACGAGCCAGGATCCCGACGGTGCCTTCGCACTCCACCAGATACTGCATGATCGCGATGTGCAGTCGCTGTCTCTCGTCCAATGGGCAAAAGCGCTGCCCTGGGCACCACTCGGGGTGCTGGACGATCTGATCGACAGTGGCGTCATCACCCGGAGGACAGCGCCGTGGAACAAGCGGAGTAGCAAGCAGGAGCAGGCCTACCTGCTCGCTCGCCTCGCTCCTGAGTACGTCGACCCTGAGGACGTCGTAGACCTCCACTGGACCGAAGCCCTGGACCGTCGACGGTTCCTCGACGAGGAGGACGTCGAGTGGGAGGAGGGCAGCGTCTACGACCTGCTGCAGAGCGCTGCGGACGGTGACACCAGCGTTCTCAAGAACCTGGAGTACGCGCTGCCGCGCTCTCTCGTGCTGGAGTTGCGCCGCATCCAGGACGGAGCCCTCACGGGCAACTGGGACCCGGACATCCTCGCGGACCAAGGCCTGTGGCGACTGATGTCCGCACTCTGGAGCCCCAAGACCGCGGTGAACCCGGGCAGGAGCGAGTTCCACGAGTTGACGGCGCTGCAGTTCGCCTACGACGCCCTCATCCTGGGGGAGATCAAGAAGGCCCGGCTCCAGCTCGACAAGATCGTGGAGTTCGTCGAGGGCGACCGGCGGCGCCAGACCGAAGCATGGAACATGCGTGCGTACCTCGCTCTCCTCGATGAGGATCTGGACAGTGCGCTGATCGCTCTGAGCAATATCGTCCAGCACGAGCCGATGGCCGAAGCCAATCTTCAGTTGGTTCGGCGACGTCAGGCCACCCCTCGTAATGATCGGGAGCGCGCCGCGAATCCCTACCTCGAACTCGGACTGCCCCATGGTTCCCAGTTCTGGAAGGCTCGCTGGAGAGACCTGCGTCGGGAGTTCGAAGAAACCTCGGACCGTGATCAGTCAGCGCGCGTCAACTGGGCGCAAAGCCGTATCCGGCAGGCGGAACGCGACGAGGACTGGTCCGACATCTTCACGGTGCCGCTCGACGCCGACACCTTCAGGCTTCCGAGCGCACCACCCGTGCTGATCACACCACCGGTGGGGGCGCTGTCCCGCCGTACCGACCCGCAGAGTGCCGAGACTCTCGCAATCGTGCGCGACCGTGCCGTCGCGGGTCTGCTCCCGACCTTGCTCAATGCGCCCCGGCGCCCCGACCACCAGCACAGGACGACCGCATGAGTGCCATGAAGAAGACCAAACCCGCTGCCGGCGGGCAACAGCCGGCACAGAAGAAGGCCAGGGCGCCCCGCCGCGGGCAACAGGTGCAGGGGAAGACCAAGACCACCGGTCGCGAACACCGGGAGCAGAAGAAGCAGTGGATCGACGAGATGGAGCTGCGCACTCACCGACCCGAGGAGCTGCTCGACCCTGCGGCTCTGCTTGCTCGTTTCACCGAGCGGGCGGCCGGTCTCCTCGAAGCCTTGCCCGCGGACACGCGTCCGACGACGGCCGTGGTCACTGCTGCTCTGCGCCAGGCCGTACTGGAGGCCTTCCGGACTCGTGAGGAGTATGTGGCGCGGCTGGTCGAGAGCGATGCGCACTGCTGGGGCATCCTGCCCGCGGCAAAGGACATGCGTCGTGGCATCCGAACCTCGCTCGTGGACTCGGGTATCCGCGTCGTCGAGTCCCCGGAGGAAGAGGAACTGTTCGTGGTGGTCGAAGGCGAGGGGGAGGGCTTCGAGGTCGTACGCCCGGCCTACGTCGACCAGTCCACCGGAAAGCTCGTCCTTTCCGGACAGTTGCGCCGCATTCCGCTCCGCGTGGGCCGGCGGATCGACGACGAGGGCCGGGATGGGGCCGGGCAGGGGGCGACAGAAGCATGACCAGCACCGGTATCGACTTCGGCACCACCAACTCCGTAGTCGCCCAGTGGCAGGGTGACGACGTCGAGGTACTACCCCTCGACGCCCATCACCTCGATGCGGACTGGCGCCGCCCCGGGTTCGAGTACCTCTTCCCCTCCGTGGTCGGAACGAGTTCGCTTCGGCGTGGCCCTCTCTTCGGGTGGGAGGCCAAGCTCCGTTCCGAAGAGGCCGCGGAAGCATGCAAGCGCCTCCTCAAGAGCGACGAGTACGTGAACATCCGTGACCGCAGATATGCGGCGACCACCGTCGCCGCCGGCGTCTTCAGCGCCATGAAGAGCGGCGCGCTCCACAACCTCACCGGCATCGACCGTGCTGTGATCACCGTTCCGGCCAACGCGACCGGTGCGGCCCGCTATCGGACCCGCGCGGCCGCTCGCTTCGCCGGGATCGAGGTACAGGCCCTCCTCAACGAGCCCACGGCAGCAGCGATCTCCCACGTACACGACATGCAGGACGACGCTCAGATCCTGGTCTTCGATTGGGGCGGCGGCACGATCGACGTCACCGTGCTCGACTACGAGGGCGGCTTCTTCGAAGAACGGGCATCCCGAGGCGTGACCGAGCTCGGTGGCCTGGAGATCGACCGGCGATTGCGCCGGCTGATCCTGGACCGTGCTCCGGCACGACGGGAATGGAGCCCGGCGCAGGAACGGCAGTTCCGTCTCGACATCGAACGCAGCAAGATCCTGCTGTCCTCGCAGCAATCCGTCCGGATCCTCACCCCGGACGAACGAGAAGTCGAGATCTTCCAGGGCGAGCTCGAAGAAGCGATCACAGACCTCGTCGACCGTGCGCTCGCCCCGGTCGAGGCATGCCTCCGCGATCTGCACATGGCCCCGCTCGACGTCGACGACGTCCTCATGATCGGCGGCACCAGCCAGATCCCGAGCGTACGAGCCGCAGTGTCCGAAGCGCTCCAGATGCCTTTGGTCCCCACGGACATCTGCGACCCGATGACCGCGGTGGCCCGCGGCGCCGCGATCGCCTCGGCCGTACTGGCCAAGGAGACCGACGGAGTCATCCAGGTCGCCAACAGCCACGCGCTGGGCACGGCGACGAAGGACCCCTCCGGCCGCAGCCGGTTCAGCGAGATCATCCCCCGTAACAAGGCACTTCCCTGGACCGAGAAGAAGAGCTACACCCCGAGGGACGATTACGCCCGCAAGCTGACCGTCCAGATCTGGGAGGGCGACCGCGACAAGGACCTGGACGACCCCGACAACGTCCAGCTCACCGAGATCACTCTCAACTATCCGAAGCCCCGGGTGAAGGAGAAGTCCCGCTTCGGCCTGGCCTACACCTATGACTCCAACGGCCTGCTGCACGTCAAGGCCACGCTGGAGCACACCGGCGAGGTGGTGATCGACGAGGAGGTGAAGAGTTTCGGGACGGGAGGTCCCACCCCGGAGGTACGGCAAGAGCTCGACGACCTCATGAACGCAAATTCCGCGCCGACACCCGCGAGCATGGCGAACAAGCCGAAACCCGCAGATCGGCCGTCCACCGCCGCTCCGACGGACGGGCCAAGCACGATCGTGGTGGACGGTTCGAACCTGGCGTGGATCGGCCGATCTCCGGTGCGACCCGGCGTGTACCAGCCCGATGACCGACCGAGTTACAGCCAGCTGGGGGAGGCGCGTGACGCTCTTGCCAAGAAGTACCCGGATGCCGACATCCAGGTAATCGTGGATGCGACCTTCCGCCACAGGGTCGCGGATGACGAACGGGAGGCAGTCACGGCGGCGCTCAACAAGAGCGAGATCGTTCAACCGCCTCCCGGCACCGAGGGCAAGGGAGATGCCCTGGTCACCGCGATCGCGGACGAGTGCGACGGTGTGATCGTCACCAACGACAACTTCGCCGAACTCCAAGACCGCTACCCGTGGCTCCGAGAGAGTGGTCGTGTGCTGGGCGCCACCCTCGTCAAGGGCAATTGGATTTTCACCGCCCGCACCTGCGTGGCTCCTCGCGGGAGGCGCTGAGCTGTATCGGGGTGGTGAACACTGGACAGCACGATAACCGAGGGAGCAGTGCTGCCAGTTGGCGTGCGGAGGGGGCGGCGGGGTGGGCCGTTCCGGCCGTGTCGTGCTGCGGCACCGTACGAAGACGGTGGTGTGGGCGGCGTGCGCGGTGACGTTTGTCGCCTGCGGTGTCCTCAACGTCTGGGCCGGCTCCGTGGATCGTGGTCCGTTCGCCCCGCCGCCACGGCTCGAGCCGGGCTCGTACGCGCTGTGGGCCGTGCTCGCCACGATCTGTGCCCGGCGCGCGCTGCGTCGGGTCGTGCTCCGTCGGGAGGGGGCGGTTTTGGTCGGGTTCGTGCGCAATCGTCGGGTGCGGTGGTGCGAGGTCGCCGAGCTGGAGATCGCTCAGCGCACCGGCGGTACGGCCTTCAAGGGCGGCCGGTGGCGTATCGCGTTGCGGATGCGGGATGGCACCGCCCGGTGGGTGGAGTCCTTCGTGCGCGGCATGATGGCCAAGGGCAACGAGCTGGAGATTATGACCGACCGCCGCCGCGGGCCGGGGCGGCGAGAAGGTCACGGGCGACGGTTGTCCGGGCGAAGACGAACATGGAGTACAAGCGCATCCTCTGCCTCACCGTCGTCGAGTTCCCCAATCGCACTCGATATCGCGGCGAGGACGATTCGGAGCAGGTTGAACTGGCCCTCCCGCCGGGGGGAGGAGTGCACCGAGGGCCGCACGTACGACAGCGCCCGGCTGCTCCGTACCGGCGGCTTCCCCGCCATGACCGAGGACACGCTGTTCGCACCCGGCGCCGATGCCGGCAACGTCGGGCTCGGCTTCGCCTGCCTGCTGGTCGCGGTCCTGTTCGTCCTGCCGTTCGGCGGCATCGCCCTGGCCATGTTGCTGGTCAGGGTCCAGGCCCGCACCGCCATCGAGGCCGCCCTCGCCTCGGGCCACCCGGACCGGGACGGCCTCGAGCGGCTGCGGCGTCTCGCCCAGGGGCCCCTGCGGGCGCAGTCCGCCCGGCTCGGCAGGGTGAACGCGGACCGCGCGCGCAAGGGACGAGGAACCTCACGGCGAAAGAAGCGCCGCTGAAGGGTACTTTCCGTGCGGTGCGAACGCGGCACCCTCGCGTTCGCACCGCACGGAGTATGCGTTACGGCAGCTGAACCCGCTCCTCCAACATCAACGTGTAGGTAGCCGAAGTGTCCGTCCTCGGACACAGATCAGATCCCCACGGTTCCTCGGGAACCGTGGGGATCTTTCGTTGGTGCCTTGGGGGGCATGGGGTGCCTGCCATGTTCGAGTCCGAACGAGTGCGTTCGGGTCCGGGTGAGGCGTAGAGGGGCTGAGCGGGCGCGTTGTGTCATGGCGCATGCCTTCAGAGAAGAACGTGCGCGCGTCGAGGACGACGCGCGGCCAGGGAAGACCGCGATGGGGCGCGCTCTCCGTCGCCGCCGTGGTGGCGTTGGGTGCCGGGCTGCTGGCCGCGCCGCCCGGTCACGCCGCGGACGACCCCGTCGAGGTCGTCGTCGACGGGAACGACGTGCGGGCCGACAACGTCAACGGGCTGACGTACAAGGGCCTCGGTGTGCTCAGCTGCAACAGCACGAGCAACCTGCTGATGGACTACAAGGCCGAACACCCGGAACGGTACTGGCAGTTCATCCGGACGATGTTCGGTGGGTCGCACCCCCTGATCAACCACGTCAAGGTCGAGATGGGGTCCGACACCAACACCTCCACGGGCGCTGACCCTGCCACCATGCGGACGCGCGACGAACTCGCCGACGCGTCGCGTTCCCCGGGGTTCCAGCTCGCCGCCGACGCCAAGACGGTGAACCCGGGGCTCAAGGTCTCCGTTCTCCGGTGGGAGATGCCGCAGTGGGTGCAGACGGAGTGGAACAAGGGGACCGGCACCGATGAGATGTACCGGTGGTACAAGGAGACCCTTCTCGACGTGTACCAGAAATACGGGTACATGGTCGATTACGTGAACCCGGACAAGAACGAGACGGGGACGCCGGACGTCTCGTTCATCAAGTGGTACAAGAACGCGGTGGCGAGCGACACGGAATTCTCCGACGCCCGATACGGAATTCCGGAAGGCCGGCGGGACGAGGTCGCGCGGGCCTACCACTCCATCAAGATCGTCGCTTCGGACGAGAACCAGTCGAAGAAGATCGGCCCGGCGCTGCTCACCGACACCGAACTCTTCGGCATGGTCGACGCGGTGGGCTACCACTACAACACCGACGACCGGCTCGACGGGGCCGCGGACAGTGCGACGTACCAGCCGTACACCAAGCTGGCGACCGGCAGGACTCCGAACGGGCAGG includes:
- a CDS encoding HelD family protein is translated as MPKRARRRAVLLAEQRSVDHAYECLEQTRQEATDLKAVSAAASGKDAIDVNQAWQRELEALDLGGNALVFLRADVTETTDGERETYYIGRRTVRDAERNRVVLSWTAPAAIRWRLTDAKDPGEVALLRQLVCQTRKVKRYLDLHGAEPDREPSVDDAEQAAAPVDETAAESDEFGWHDHLLEELGRARDGAMHDIVETIQREQLLLVAEKPEGVLVVQGGPGTGKTAVAMHRVRWLLDNQHTTVGDLLVVGPNRGFLEYVGSALGELGANGVSLLELPALWSGAGAPRDIHNVAAVKSGPGMEEVLRRAVDQQVTTDPERLAAVVGGPEFTFELRNREVSISVAELAETAAHTLAGSSPYQVRRERFRQQMVQRLTDAYIALLPGPADIDYFEVVLGLKPVTRLLRRIAPELTAAGVYRRLLTDTSALASAAGGTLSAEEQSLLRDQGGGARGGAQQFSLEDLVCLDELEHILTGRPDRTYGHIVIDEAQDLTPMQARSLARRCPSGAMTVVGDLAQATGPVPYENWDQLGGLLARRNGWRLAELRTGFRVPGEVMEFVRLLGEHCAPGVTAPDSVRQAGTEVAVMEDADPVGRAVMYAVEQAADDPRRTVAVIVPADGEWREKAAAAVSGYGEISVLTPEEAKGLEFDHVAVVEPTAVADSDPAGPCHLYVALTRCTQSLAVTHRSPLPVWLGGPATVPGPSPKQLVGRLQERTAAVRPGTCSRFHADGTRCVNGADHADGWCRQPECGGFRTAEPMSPGKAGYLSAPRDAESDHRLELVPDDIALTRIESSACAAFTARHGGDRAEAAVELHSMLRPFLAEGKHHRTKNTWYLDLDGYRLVLDPGSRAVIGYHSGHPERSYSQFTAGVPSRVGKEARAARRSALTRPWTEPGTPLDEAAARGIPVAGIHLARSACQGYERIHRLRVDPDDSFLQRLREDLASDLGTGTIHRVGNRMVVDGERNQWIMRADGEALLSVRQAGAEIDWDPATRATCISQPTNGSDMSLMSTQGLAEVPDPGKSLLALPLSGLEALVSVREQSARADRSHEGLRHRLLGELFELDGDVGHDGYVDAWHLGPEGLTLFEAVATESCMYTDLREAALHLLESAALRQGGQPEYLVAVLRDAPAEPWAVDAVRQAFGVEVAWRDRGGWGGPGARRIIGAGTEQDADR
- a CDS encoding Hsp70 family protein, whose translation is MTSTGIDFGTTNSVVAQWQGDDVEVLPLDAHHLDADWRRPGFEYLFPSVVGTSSLRRGPLFGWEAKLRSEEAAEACKRLLKSDEYVNIRDRRYAATTVAAGVFSAMKSGALHNLTGIDRAVITVPANATGAARYRTRAAARFAGIEVQALLNEPTAAAISHVHDMQDDAQILVFDWGGGTIDVTVLDYEGGFFEERASRGVTELGGLEIDRRLRRLILDRAPARREWSPAQERQFRLDIERSKILLSSQQSVRILTPDEREVEIFQGELEEAITDLVDRALAPVEACLRDLHMAPLDVDDVLMIGGTSQIPSVRAAVSEALQMPLVPTDICDPMTAVARGAAIASAVLAKETDGVIQVANSHALGTATKDPSGRSRFSEIIPRNKALPWTEKKSYTPRDDYARKLTVQIWEGDRDKDLDDPDNVQLTEITLNYPKPRVKEKSRFGLAYTYDSNGLLHVKATLEHTGEVVIDEEVKSFGTGGPTPEVRQELDDLMNANSAPTPASMANKPKPADRPSTAAPTDGPSTIVVDGSNLAWIGRSPVRPGVYQPDDRPSYSQLGEARDALAKKYPDADIQVIVDATFRHRVADDEREAVTAALNKSEIVQPPPGTEGKGDALVTAIADECDGVIVTNDNFAELQDRYPWLRESGRVLGATLVKGNWIFTARTCVAPRGRR